The following coding sequences are from one Arthrobacter crystallopoietes window:
- a CDS encoding DUF5998 family protein, with amino-acid sequence MSHFSTTERRSLDEDLNRAGFYPVMVADVVHDALDEREPLSHVVHLETHFDRNEVHRHITVLVLTEDMLVITHVDDQQLDDAGHQMVAQISTESVPVSQIRSVVLSYIYAQPQDYKPSDQARELTLAIAWSGGQRLDMGPAGCADPQCDADHGYTGNIVQEDIVLRVSAEADGAQAVQNAKSFARALRKVNTSTPVPVRATETVQPRQRLGTRLARGHHQR; translated from the coding sequence ATGAGCCATTTTTCAACCACCGAACGACGCAGCCTCGACGAGGACCTGAACAGGGCAGGTTTCTACCCCGTTATGGTGGCCGATGTGGTTCATGACGCTCTCGACGAGCGCGAGCCGCTGTCCCACGTGGTGCACCTGGAGACCCATTTTGACCGCAACGAGGTGCACCGCCACATCACCGTCCTGGTCCTGACCGAGGACATGCTGGTGATCACCCATGTCGACGACCAGCAGCTCGACGACGCCGGGCACCAAATGGTTGCGCAGATCTCCACGGAATCGGTTCCGGTCAGCCAGATCCGTTCCGTTGTGCTCAGCTACATCTACGCCCAGCCTCAGGACTACAAGCCATCGGATCAGGCCCGGGAGCTCACGCTGGCTATCGCCTGGTCCGGCGGGCAGCGCCTGGATATGGGCCCGGCAGGATGCGCCGATCCGCAGTGCGACGCGGACCACGGCTACACCGGCAATATTGTGCAGGAAGACATCGTCCTGCGGGTCAGCGCCGAAGCGGACGGGGCGCAGGCCGTCCAGAATGCCAAGAGCTTTGCCCGCGCGCTGCGGAAAGTCAATACCTCCACCCCGGTCCCGGTCCGGGCCACGGAAACCGTGCAGCCGCGCCAACGCCTGGGGACCAGGCTAGCCCGCGGACACCACCAGCGCTAG
- a CDS encoding alkaline phosphatase family protein, with the protein MPLHHEPLPPAPGFGRDTIADVFSSAAAALDVPGFENVLGLPGARRICVVMVDGLGKALLKQRGGHAPFLRKCLENSRTLRSAFPSTTASSLASLGTGLEPGLHGMVGYDVLDPAQDKVVNQLGGWDAEVDPRKWQPHATVFERAAEHVSVATVSLPKFADSGMTQAALRGGSFIPATTGHARTQATVEALAAQDRALVYLYFNELDKAGHRHGSASVEWGNALEELDSDMRRLAGQLPADTLLLLTADHGMLDVSREHRYDYSLQPELVEGVRHTGGEPRLVHLYLEPDAGERQRDKLTTAWRESFGKQAWILDRDEAVAHGLFGRVDASVLPRIGDLMIAAREPIALYDTRRVAERAMDVVGQHGSLTRAEREVPLLTLSSTVRSSGKKNTTKGK; encoded by the coding sequence ATGCCGTTGCATCACGAACCGCTGCCCCCGGCACCCGGCTTCGGCCGGGACACCATCGCCGATGTCTTCAGCAGTGCGGCAGCAGCCCTTGACGTACCGGGTTTTGAGAATGTCCTGGGTCTGCCCGGCGCCAGGCGCATTTGTGTAGTCATGGTGGACGGACTGGGCAAGGCCCTGCTCAAACAGCGCGGCGGGCACGCCCCGTTCCTGCGGAAATGCCTCGAAAACTCGCGCACCCTGCGCAGCGCCTTCCCATCAACGACGGCGTCGTCGCTCGCCAGCTTAGGGACGGGGCTTGAGCCCGGTCTGCATGGCATGGTCGGCTACGATGTGCTGGATCCGGCGCAGGACAAGGTGGTCAACCAGCTGGGCGGCTGGGACGCGGAAGTGGATCCGCGCAAGTGGCAGCCGCATGCCACCGTCTTCGAACGCGCTGCCGAACACGTCTCCGTAGCGACGGTCAGCCTGCCCAAGTTCGCCGACTCCGGCATGACCCAGGCGGCGCTGCGCGGCGGATCCTTCATCCCGGCGACCACGGGCCATGCACGGACCCAGGCCACGGTCGAGGCCCTGGCCGCGCAGGACCGTGCACTCGTCTATCTGTACTTCAACGAGCTGGACAAGGCCGGGCACCGCCATGGGAGTGCGTCGGTGGAATGGGGCAACGCTCTGGAGGAGCTGGATTCTGACATGCGCCGGCTGGCCGGCCAGCTGCCTGCCGACACGCTGCTGCTGCTGACTGCGGACCACGGCATGCTCGATGTCTCTCGCGAACACCGGTACGACTATTCCCTGCAGCCGGAACTGGTCGAGGGGGTCCGCCACACAGGCGGTGAACCGCGTCTGGTGCATTTGTATCTAGAGCCCGACGCCGGTGAGCGGCAACGCGACAAGCTCACCACCGCATGGCGTGAGTCGTTTGGCAAGCAGGCCTGGATTCTTGATCGGGACGAAGCTGTGGCTCACGGTCTTTTCGGCCGTGTGGATGCTTCCGTTCTGCCTCGGATCGGGGATCTGATGATCGCTGCGCGGGAGCCGATCGCGCTGTACGATACGCGCAGGGTGGCGGAGCGTGCCATGGACGTAGTGGGCCAGCACGGGTCATTGACCCGGGCCGAACGCGAAGTGCCGTTGCTTACGCTGAGCTCGACGGTCCGTTCATCCGGCAAGAAGAACACCACCAAGGGAAAGTAA
- the sepH gene encoding septation protein SepH, translating to MQDLRLVGVHEDGEHLLLSGDGGESYRLAIDEALRSAAARPSVRVPAADSENGGAAMSPREIQARIRAGASAEQVAAESGLDMARILRYEGPVRAERDYMVQQAQRVEVASALPSHDSYRSAFGDAPATLGEMVAHRVNAFGIDAASLEWDSWRRQDGAWEIVARFQPPAVASGSIGEEPPAKWLYSPTSKTVQNSNRWAQQLSELEPLDGPVPARRLTAVADRVFDFEADTAADPETDSTPGDEDTTDSDNLLEVLRSRRGQRLGVDEEADDALALLLTQGGIPAAHPRDGILAGDDTDADGSGGRPSSPFTLSLASSDHMADSSLDLHPGVSMETREITVSGAPLPEENAEAAPDADSVSASADQDQSSEPTDSAEAVASADAAAAEEQQRKRSMKPKRSSVPSWDEIVFGTKHE from the coding sequence AGCACTCCGTTCCGCAGCAGCGCGCCCGTCAGTGCGGGTTCCCGCTGCTGATTCGGAGAACGGGGGCGCCGCGATGTCCCCCCGCGAGATTCAGGCACGGATCCGTGCCGGAGCCTCCGCGGAGCAGGTCGCCGCTGAATCGGGTCTCGACATGGCACGGATCCTGCGGTATGAGGGCCCTGTCCGTGCCGAACGGGACTACATGGTCCAGCAGGCGCAGCGCGTCGAGGTCGCTTCGGCACTGCCGTCACACGACAGCTACCGCTCTGCATTCGGAGACGCTCCCGCCACCCTTGGGGAGATGGTCGCCCACCGGGTGAATGCGTTCGGCATCGACGCGGCTTCACTGGAGTGGGACTCCTGGCGGCGCCAGGACGGCGCATGGGAGATCGTTGCCCGTTTCCAGCCGCCCGCCGTTGCCAGCGGTTCAATCGGTGAGGAACCTCCCGCCAAGTGGCTTTACAGCCCCACCAGCAAAACTGTGCAGAACAGCAACCGCTGGGCGCAGCAACTCAGCGAACTTGAGCCCTTGGACGGCCCCGTTCCGGCGCGCCGCCTCACGGCCGTGGCTGACCGGGTCTTCGACTTCGAGGCCGACACCGCAGCTGATCCCGAAACTGACTCCACCCCCGGGGACGAAGACACCACAGACTCGGACAACCTGCTGGAAGTACTTCGGTCCCGCCGGGGCCAGCGGCTCGGCGTTGACGAAGAAGCCGACGACGCCCTGGCACTCCTGCTGACCCAGGGCGGTATCCCCGCTGCCCATCCGCGTGACGGAATCCTGGCCGGTGATGATACGGATGCAGACGGCAGCGGCGGGCGGCCGAGCAGCCCGTTCACGCTGAGTCTCGCCTCATCTGACCACATGGCCGACTCTTCGCTCGATCTTCATCCGGGCGTCAGCATGGAGACCAGGGAAATAACGGTCTCCGGTGCCCCCTTGCCGGAGGAGAATGCTGAAGCGGCACCGGACGCCGACTCCGTATCCGCCTCTGCTGATCAGGACCAAAGTTCGGAGCCGACAGATTCTGCGGAAGCGGTGGCGTCGGCAGATGCGGCCGCGGCCGAAGAGCAGCAGCGCAAGCGGTCGATGAAACCGAAGCGCTCCAGCGTCCCGAGCTGGGACGAGATCGTTTTCGGCACCAAGCACGAATAA